The Halalkalibacter krulwichiae genome has a segment encoding these proteins:
- the flgB gene encoding flagellar basal body rod protein FlgB produces the protein MDLFGGSSFIALQRGLEGAQVRQKTITQNIANVDTPNYKAKQINFKHTLDEALKDSNFRANRTNEKHVEFSSTLSTPSVQVNRSSVYNHNGNNVDIDVEMAELAKNQIYYNALIDRINGRFNSLQTVIKGGN, from the coding sequence TTGGATTTATTTGGAGGAAGTAGTTTTATAGCCCTACAAAGGGGATTGGAAGGTGCGCAAGTAAGGCAAAAGACGATAACACAAAACATTGCGAATGTCGATACACCGAATTATAAAGCTAAGCAAATTAACTTTAAGCATACATTGGATGAGGCATTAAAAGATTCAAATTTTCGTGCAAATCGAACGAATGAAAAACACGTTGAATTTAGTTCAACTCTATCAACTCCATCAGTACAAGTAAATCGTTCAAGTGTTTATAACCATAATGGGAACAATGTTGATATTGATGTTGAAATGGCGGAGCTTGCTAAAAATCAAATTTATTATAATGCCTTAATTGATCGGATTAATGGGCGCTTCAACAGTTTACAAACTGTAATCAAGGGTGGGAATTAA
- the codY gene encoding GTP-sensing pleiotropic transcriptional regulator CodY, translating into MDLLSRTRKINEMLQKTGVQHVNFKDMAETLRDTISANIFVVSRRGKLLGFAIKQEIENERMKKMLEDRRFPEEYTDGLFKIEETSANLDIESEYTAFPVENKDLFKSGLTTIVPIQGGGQRLGTLILARLNESFSDDDLILAEYGATVVGMEILHEKTQEIEEEARSKAVVQMAISSLSYSELEAVEHIFHELDGKEGLLVASKIADRVGITRSVIVNALRKLESAGVIESRSLGMKGTYIKVLNDKFLLELDKLKAK; encoded by the coding sequence ATGGATTTATTATCAAGAACAAGAAAGATTAATGAAATGTTACAAAAAACGGGTGTTCAGCATGTGAATTTTAAAGACATGGCTGAAACACTAAGAGACACGATCAGCGCTAATATTTTTGTTGTTAGTCGTCGCGGAAAACTTTTAGGTTTCGCTATTAAGCAAGAAATTGAAAATGAGCGAATGAAAAAGATGTTAGAAGATCGTCGTTTTCCAGAGGAATACACAGATGGTCTCTTTAAAATTGAGGAAACATCAGCGAACCTTGATATTGAAAGTGAATACACTGCATTCCCAGTCGAAAACAAGGACTTGTTTAAAAGTGGGTTAACTACGATTGTCCCAATTCAAGGTGGGGGACAAAGACTAGGAACACTGATCCTTGCTCGTTTAAATGAATCGTTTAGCGATGATGATTTAATATTAGCAGAGTATGGTGCGACTGTAGTTGGAATGGAAATTCTACATGAGAAAACACAAGAAATTGAAGAAGAGGCGAGAAGTAAAGCTGTTGTTCAAATGGCGATTAGCTCGTTGTCTTACAGTGAATTAGAAGCAGTAGAGCATATTTTCCATGAACTAGATGGAAAAGAAGGTTTATTAGTAGCAAGTAAAATTGCCGATCGTGTAGGGATTACGCGTTCTGTAATTGTAAATGCATTGCGTAAACTTGAAAGTGCAGGTGTTATTGAATCTCGTTCATTAGGGATGAAAGGAACTTATATTAAGGTATTAAATGATAAGTTCTTACTTGAGTTGGATAAATTAAAAGCTAAATAA
- the hslU gene encoding ATP-dependent protease ATPase subunit HslU, whose translation MKTDLTPREIVERLNQFIVGQEEAKKSVAIALRNRFRRSKLEEKMRDEITPKNILMIGPTGVGKTEIARRLAKLVGAPFVKVEATKFTEVGYVGRDVESMVRDLVETSVRMIKEEKVHSVRSQAEENANQRIVELLVPSNKKQSTYKNPFEMIFGQQGAQEVEHDSTDEANLTQRRRQTAHKLALGELEDHLITIEVDEQSQNFMDMFQGAGMEQMGMNMQEMLGGLMPKKRKKRRLPISDARKVLIDEEAQKLIDMDEVTQEAITRAEQLGIIFIDEIDKVASKGQQTADVSREGVQRDILPIVEGSTIVTKYGPVKTDHVLFIGAGAFHMAKPSDLIPELQGRFPIRVELANLSVDDFKRILVEPNNALIKQYIALLETEGIKVTFSDKAVHKIATIATEVNQETENIGARRLHTILERLLEDLSFEAPDINLEEIVITPEYVEEKLASIAKNRDLSQYIL comes from the coding sequence GTGAAAACAGACTTAACTCCTCGTGAAATTGTTGAGCGTCTTAATCAATTTATAGTAGGGCAAGAAGAAGCAAAGAAATCTGTTGCTATTGCTCTGCGTAATCGATTTAGACGGAGCAAACTAGAAGAAAAAATGAGAGATGAGATTACCCCTAAAAATATTCTCATGATTGGGCCAACTGGTGTAGGAAAAACAGAAATTGCTCGTAGACTTGCAAAATTAGTTGGCGCGCCATTTGTGAAAGTGGAAGCAACTAAATTTACCGAAGTGGGCTATGTTGGAAGAGATGTAGAGTCAATGGTGCGTGATTTAGTTGAAACGAGCGTTAGGATGATTAAAGAAGAAAAGGTTCACTCTGTTCGCTCACAAGCGGAAGAGAATGCGAACCAACGTATCGTTGAATTGCTAGTTCCTTCTAATAAAAAGCAAAGTACTTATAAAAATCCTTTTGAAATGATCTTTGGGCAACAAGGGGCACAGGAAGTTGAGCATGATTCAACTGATGAAGCAAACTTAACACAAAGGCGAAGACAAACAGCACATAAGCTTGCATTAGGAGAGCTTGAAGACCACCTTATTACGATTGAAGTTGACGAACAGTCACAGAACTTTATGGATATGTTCCAAGGTGCGGGGATGGAGCAAATGGGGATGAATATGCAAGAAATGCTTGGCGGCCTCATGCCTAAGAAAAGGAAGAAAAGACGCCTCCCTATATCGGATGCTAGAAAAGTGTTAATTGATGAAGAAGCTCAGAAGTTAATTGACATGGATGAAGTAACCCAAGAAGCAATTACAAGAGCAGAACAATTAGGTATTATCTTTATTGATGAAATTGATAAAGTTGCAAGTAAAGGCCAACAAACGGCAGATGTTTCTCGTGAGGGAGTTCAAAGAGATATTTTACCGATTGTCGAAGGTTCTACAATTGTAACTAAGTATGGACCGGTAAAAACGGACCATGTTTTATTTATTGGAGCAGGTGCCTTTCACATGGCGAAGCCGTCTGATCTAATTCCTGAATTACAGGGACGGTTCCCGATTAGAGTTGAATTAGCTAACTTATCTGTTGATGATTTTAAACGCATCCTCGTTGAACCTAACAATGCTTTAATCAAACAATATATCGCACTTCTTGAAACAGAAGGTATAAAAGTTACGTTTTCGGACAAAGCTGTTCATAAGATTGCGACAATTGCAACGGAGGTCAACCAAGAAACTGAAAATATTGGTGCTAGACGCTTACATACAATACTAGAGCGTTTGCTTGAGGATCTTTCATTTGAGGCGCCGGATATTAACTTAGAAGAAATTGTCATAACCCCAGAATATGTAGAAGAAAAATTAGCTTCTATTGCAAAGAATCGAGATCTTAGCCAATATATTCTGTGA
- the hslV gene encoding ATP-dependent protease subunit HslV, producing MSQTFHATTIFAIHHNGECAMAGDGQVTFGNAVVMKHTARKVRKIYNGKVIAGFAGSVADAFTLFEKFEAKLEEYNGNLQRAAVELAKEWRSDKVLKRLEAMLIVMNKEHILLVSGTGEVIEPDDGILAIGSGGNYALSAGRALKKHAPQLPAKEIAYASLETAGEICVYTNLNIVVEELN from the coding sequence ATGAGTCAAACATTTCATGCTACAACAATTTTTGCGATTCATCATAATGGAGAATGTGCGATGGCTGGTGATGGTCAAGTTACATTTGGAAATGCGGTTGTGATGAAACACACAGCTAGGAAAGTTCGAAAAATATACAATGGAAAAGTCATTGCTGGATTCGCTGGTTCTGTAGCCGATGCCTTTACTCTATTTGAAAAATTTGAGGCGAAGCTCGAGGAGTATAATGGAAACCTACAAAGAGCAGCTGTAGAATTAGCAAAAGAATGGCGAAGCGATAAAGTTTTAAAAAGACTTGAAGCAATGTTAATTGTAATGAATAAGGAGCATATTTTGTTGGTATCTGGAACTGGTGAAGTAATTGAACCAGATGATGGTATTTTAGCGATAGGATCCGGGGGGAATTATGCTTTGTCAGCAGGGAGGGCTTTAAAGAAGCATGCGCCTCAATTACCTGCGAAAGAAATTGCATATGCTTCATTAGAAACCGCTGGAGAGATATGTGTATATACGAACTTGAATATTGTTGTAGAAGAGCTTAATTAG
- the xerC gene encoding tyrosine recombinase XerC: MSEQSWIDLFFTYLRLEKNSSTHTTNNYLRDILDFQQFMKGHKIRGFAAVTTQDVRNYLTKLFEKEYARKTVSRKISALRSFYRFHLREERVSENVFQSVVMPKKGERLPNFLYEEEMQELFDAFVDNKPLDQRDRAILELLYATGMRVSECSQLNVHDIDLMIGTVLVIGKGRKERYTPLGAFACDALEKYIEDGRVKIHTKANQVNDALFLNYRGGRLTDRSIRTIVLKRMEKVSNQKKLRPHDIRHSFATHMLNNGADLRIVQELLGHEHLSSTQIYTHVTKDRLRDVYKHTHPRA; encoded by the coding sequence TTGTCAGAACAGTCCTGGATTGATCTATTCTTTACATACTTACGCTTAGAAAAAAATAGTTCTACTCATACAACGAATAATTATTTGCGTGATATTCTTGATTTTCAACAATTCATGAAAGGACATAAAATACGAGGTTTTGCTGCTGTTACAACGCAAGATGTTCGTAACTATTTAACAAAGCTATTCGAGAAAGAGTATGCAAGAAAGACTGTATCACGAAAAATCTCTGCTTTAAGAAGTTTTTATAGGTTTCATTTGCGAGAAGAACGGGTAAGTGAAAATGTGTTTCAATCAGTTGTAATGCCTAAAAAGGGAGAGCGGCTACCTAATTTTTTATATGAAGAGGAGATGCAAGAGCTCTTTGACGCTTTTGTTGATAATAAACCTCTAGATCAAAGGGACCGAGCTATTCTTGAGTTACTTTATGCAACTGGTATGCGTGTTAGCGAGTGTAGTCAATTAAACGTTCATGACATTGATTTAATGATTGGAACGGTTTTAGTAATTGGAAAAGGGCGGAAAGAGCGTTATACGCCGCTCGGGGCATTTGCATGTGATGCGTTAGAGAAGTATATTGAAGATGGTAGAGTGAAAATCCATACAAAAGCCAATCAAGTAAATGATGCCCTATTTTTAAATTATCGAGGTGGGCGTTTGACTGATAGAAGCATTCGAACGATTGTGCTTAAGAGAATGGAGAAGGTGTCAAATCAAAAAAAATTACGTCCTCATGATATTAGGCACTCGTTTGCTACTCATATGTTAAACAATGGAGCAGATTTAAGGATTGTTCAAGAACTATTAGGCCATGAACATTTATCAAGCACTCAAATTTATACTCATGTGACAAAAGATCGTTTACGAGACGTTTATAAACATACTCATCCTCGTGCTTAG
- the trmFO gene encoding FADH(2)-oxidizing methylenetetrahydrofolate--tRNA-(uracil(54)-C(5))-methyltransferase TrmFO produces the protein MTQQHVNVIGAGLAGSEAAWQLAKRGVTVHLYEMRPVKQTPAHHTDKFAELVCSNSLRGNALTNAVGVLKEEMRQLDSVIIGSADDAAVPAGGALAVDRHDFAEKVTTRVRNHPNVIVFNEEITKIPDGPTIIATGPLTSEHLSKQLRELTGEEYLYFYDAAAPIIETESINMEKVYLKSRYDKGEAAYLNCPMTEEEFNKFYDALVSAETVPLKEFEKEIFFEGCMPIEVMAKRGRKTMLFGPMKPVGLEHPETGKRPYAVVQLRQDNTSGTLYNIVGFQTHLKWGPQKEVLQLIPGLENAEIVRYGVMHRNTFINSPNLLKPTYQYRNREDLFFAGQITGVEGYVESAAAGLVAGINAANYVQGKELVTLPETTVMGSMASYITTANKKNFQPMNANFGLLPPLEERIRDKKERYEQLANRALSAIQNFVKKV, from the coding sequence TTGACACAACAACATGTTAACGTGATCGGAGCAGGACTTGCTGGTAGTGAAGCAGCATGGCAACTTGCTAAACGAGGCGTTACAGTACATTTATATGAAATGCGACCTGTTAAACAAACACCGGCGCATCATACAGATAAGTTTGCAGAACTAGTTTGTAGTAACTCACTCAGGGGTAATGCATTAACAAATGCAGTCGGAGTATTAAAAGAAGAAATGCGCCAACTGGATTCGGTTATTATTGGCTCAGCAGACGATGCGGCAGTACCAGCTGGAGGGGCGCTAGCAGTTGACCGTCATGATTTTGCTGAAAAAGTTACGACACGTGTTCGTAATCATCCTAACGTAATTGTATTTAATGAAGAGATCACAAAAATCCCAGACGGACCAACGATTATCGCTACTGGCCCATTAACTTCTGAGCATTTATCAAAGCAACTTCGAGAGTTAACGGGTGAAGAATACCTCTACTTCTATGATGCAGCAGCACCAATTATTGAAACAGAATCAATTAACATGGAAAAGGTATATCTGAAGTCTAGATATGATAAAGGTGAAGCAGCCTATTTAAATTGTCCTATGACAGAAGAAGAGTTTAACAAATTCTATGACGCCTTAGTTTCTGCTGAAACGGTCCCTTTAAAAGAATTTGAAAAAGAGATCTTTTTTGAAGGATGTATGCCGATTGAAGTAATGGCAAAGCGCGGAAGAAAAACAATGCTATTTGGACCGATGAAGCCAGTTGGTTTAGAACATCCAGAAACCGGCAAGCGTCCATATGCTGTTGTACAATTAAGACAAGACAATACATCAGGAACACTATATAATATCGTAGGCTTCCAAACTCATTTGAAATGGGGACCACAAAAAGAAGTGCTTCAATTGATTCCTGGTTTAGAGAACGCTGAGATTGTTCGTTACGGAGTGATGCATCGTAATACATTCATTAACTCACCTAACCTATTAAAGCCAACATATCAATACCGAAATCGTGAAGACTTATTTTTTGCCGGACAGATTACTGGAGTGGAAGGTTATGTTGAGTCAGCAGCAGCCGGTCTTGTTGCTGGGATTAATGCTGCGAACTATGTTCAAGGAAAAGAACTGGTAACGCTTCCTGAAACGACAGTAATGGGAAGTATGGCTTCTTATATAACAACAGCGAATAAGAAAAACTTCCAACCAATGAATGCGAATTTCGGATTATTACCACCTTTAGAAGAGAGAATTAGGGATAAGAAAGAGCGCTATGAACAGCTGGCTAACCGAGCATTAAGCGCAATTCAGAATTTTGTGAAAAAAGTGTAA
- the topA gene encoding type I DNA topoisomerase, whose product MADYLVIVESPAKAKTIGKYLGKKYIVKASMGHVRDLPKSQMGVDVEKKYEPKYITIRGKGPVLKELKTAAKKVKKIYLAADPDREGEAIAWHLAHSLDIDENSDCRVVFNEITKQAIKDAFKTPRPINMDLVDAQQARRILDRLVGYNISPLLWKKVKKGLSAGRVQSVAVKMIIEREREIKEFVPEEYWSIPAQFSYEGETFDAKFYGIDGKKQDLSSEDEVKQVLSKLNMDAFDITSVKKKERKRNPVLPFTTSSLQQEAARKLNFRAKKTMMIAQQLYEGIELDKKEGAVGLITYMRTDSTRISETAQEEAKQYIEQTYGEEYTRKEKRAVKKDKKAQDAHEAIRPTSVFKDPKMVKGYLSRDQLRLYKLIWERMVASEMAPAVMDTMTVDIEQNGVVFRATGSKVKFAGFMKVYIEGNDDGKKEEDRLLPNLEEGQQVEKVDIVPNQHFTQPPPRYTEARLVKTMEELGIGRPSTYAPTLDTIQRRGYVALEDKRFVPTELGEIVLELIVEFFPEILDVEFTAKMENDLDSIEEGQQEWIRIIDEFYNGFEKRLSVAEEEMKEVEIKDEPAGEDCEKCGHEMVYKMGRYGKFMACSNFPECRNTKAIVKDIGVKCPTCKEGNIVERKSKKRRIFFGCDRYPECEFLSWDKPIARPCPKCSSMLVEKKSKKGVHVECTSCDYKEETN is encoded by the coding sequence ATGGCCGATTATTTAGTAATCGTTGAATCTCCCGCCAAAGCAAAGACCATTGGAAAATATTTAGGGAAGAAATATATTGTTAAAGCTTCAATGGGACATGTTAGAGACTTGCCAAAAAGTCAAATGGGAGTAGATGTTGAAAAAAAGTATGAGCCCAAGTACATTACAATTCGTGGAAAAGGTCCCGTCTTAAAAGAATTGAAGACAGCTGCAAAAAAAGTGAAAAAAATTTATCTCGCAGCTGACCCCGATCGAGAAGGGGAAGCGATAGCATGGCACTTAGCTCACAGTCTTGATATTGATGAGAATTCAGATTGTAGAGTGGTGTTTAATGAAATTACAAAACAAGCTATTAAGGATGCGTTTAAAACTCCTCGACCAATTAATATGGATTTAGTAGATGCTCAACAAGCGAGAAGAATTCTTGATCGTTTAGTTGGTTATAACATAAGTCCACTATTATGGAAGAAAGTCAAAAAGGGTCTCAGTGCTGGTCGTGTGCAATCAGTAGCTGTGAAAATGATAATTGAGAGAGAAAGAGAAATAAAAGAGTTCGTACCTGAAGAATACTGGAGTATTCCGGCTCAGTTTTCATATGAAGGCGAAACGTTTGATGCGAAATTCTATGGGATTGATGGAAAAAAACAAGACCTATCGTCTGAAGATGAAGTAAAGCAAGTGTTATCAAAGTTAAATATGGATGCTTTTGATATTACTTCGGTTAAGAAAAAAGAGCGTAAAAGAAATCCTGTTTTACCTTTTACAACATCTTCACTACAACAAGAAGCAGCTCGTAAATTAAATTTTCGAGCGAAGAAAACGATGATGATTGCCCAGCAGCTGTATGAAGGAATCGAGCTTGATAAAAAAGAGGGAGCTGTAGGGTTGATCACCTATATGCGTACAGACTCGACAAGGATTTCTGAAACAGCTCAAGAGGAAGCGAAACAGTACATTGAACAAACGTATGGAGAAGAGTATACGCGAAAAGAAAAACGTGCTGTGAAGAAAGATAAAAAGGCGCAGGATGCCCATGAAGCAATCCGACCTACTTCTGTATTTAAAGATCCTAAGATGGTAAAGGGTTATTTATCACGAGACCAATTAAGGTTATATAAATTAATTTGGGAGCGTATGGTGGCAAGTGAAATGGCACCAGCAGTAATGGACACAATGACTGTCGACATTGAACAAAATGGTGTGGTTTTTAGAGCAACTGGCTCAAAAGTAAAGTTTGCTGGTTTCATGAAAGTGTACATTGAAGGTAATGATGATGGAAAAAAAGAAGAGGATCGATTGTTACCGAACCTTGAAGAAGGTCAACAAGTAGAGAAGGTGGATATTGTACCCAATCAACACTTTACACAACCACCTCCAAGGTATACAGAAGCACGACTTGTTAAAACGATGGAAGAGCTAGGAATCGGCAGACCTTCAACTTATGCTCCAACTCTTGATACGATTCAACGTCGTGGATATGTTGCGCTTGAAGATAAACGTTTTGTCCCGACCGAATTAGGCGAAATCGTCTTAGAGTTAATTGTTGAATTCTTCCCAGAAATCCTTGATGTTGAGTTTACTGCAAAGATGGAAAATGATCTTGACTCAATCGAAGAAGGTCAACAAGAGTGGATTCGTATCATTGATGAATTCTATAATGGATTTGAAAAAAGATTATCTGTTGCAGAAGAGGAAATGAAGGAAGTTGAAATTAAAGATGAACCAGCTGGTGAAGATTGCGAAAAATGCGGTCACGAAATGGTTTATAAAATGGGTCGTTATGGAAAATTCATGGCATGCTCAAACTTCCCAGAATGTCGTAACACAAAAGCAATCGTGAAAGATATAGGTGTGAAGTGTCCAACATGTAAAGAAGGAAACATCGTTGAGAGAAAAAGTAAAAAACGAAGAATCTTTTTTGGTTGTGACCGTTACCCTGAGTGTGAATTCTTATCTTGGGATAAACCGATTGCAAGACCATGCCCTAAATGTTCAAGTATGCTTGTTGAAAAAAAATCAAAAAAAGGCGTACATGTAGAATGTACATCTTGTGACTATAAAGAAGAGACTAATTAA
- the dprA gene encoding DNA-processing protein DprA, with translation MNDFRQRLIHLHSCQSLTRNMMCRILYQDHELETIYDHTTKTWQNLFGLSKDTAQSLHQHLHSYSSIQILEYLKQKLIHVITIEDTDYPPLLKNIFDPPFVLYAIGQKAVLNNEKRIAVIGTRTPTDTGLQTLSTLIPPITRQGWTIVSGMAKGIDSHAHWQALKAQGQTIAILGSGFNYIYPKSNQELFSKLTQKNIILSEYPPNTPPKKWHFPARNRIISGLSKAVLVVEAKERSGSLITADQALEQGRDVFAVPGSIFSNESKGTNYLIQQGAKLVASHEDILCEIDN, from the coding sequence ATGAATGATTTTAGGCAGAGATTGATCCATTTACACAGTTGTCAGTCCTTAACGAGAAATATGATGTGTAGAATTCTATATCAAGACCATGAGTTAGAGACAATTTATGATCATACAACGAAAACCTGGCAGAACCTTTTTGGACTCTCCAAAGATACAGCACAGTCTCTCCATCAACACCTTCATTCCTATTCTTCCATACAGATCCTCGAATATTTAAAGCAGAAATTAATTCACGTCATTACAATAGAAGATACAGATTACCCACCACTATTAAAAAATATTTTTGATCCCCCATTTGTGCTTTATGCAATTGGCCAGAAAGCAGTACTAAATAACGAAAAACGAATCGCTGTCATAGGTACGCGAACCCCAACCGACACTGGTTTACAAACACTTTCTACTTTAATACCCCCTATCACGAGGCAAGGCTGGACGATTGTGAGTGGAATGGCAAAAGGAATTGACTCACATGCTCATTGGCAAGCTCTAAAAGCACAAGGGCAGACCATCGCAATCCTTGGTTCTGGCTTTAATTACATTTATCCAAAAAGCAATCAAGAATTATTTTCAAAATTGACACAAAAAAATATTATTTTGTCGGAATATCCTCCCAATACCCCTCCTAAAAAATGGCACTTCCCTGCACGAAACCGAATTATTAGTGGCCTTTCTAAGGCTGTTCTTGTCGTGGAAGCGAAAGAGAGAAGCGGTTCTCTAATTACTGCGGACCAAGCGTTAGAGCAAGGTAGAGATGTCTTTGCTGTTCCAGGATCTATTTTTTCTAACGAATCTAAAGGAACTAATTACCTGATTCAACAAGGAGCAAAGTTAGTCGCTAGCCATGAAGATATATTATGTGAAATTGACAACTGA
- the sucD gene encoding succinate--CoA ligase subunit alpha: MSILINKDTKVIVQGITGATGLFHTKQAVEYGTNIVGGVTPGKGGTEVEGIPVFDTVEQAVKATGANASVIYVPPAFAADAIMEATDAELDLAICITEGIPVMDMVNVKRYMEGKKTRLIGPNCPGVITPEECKIGIMPGYIHKKGHVGVVSRSGTLTYEAVHQLSTNGIGQSSAVGIGGDPVNGTDFIDVLNLFNEDPDTYAVIMIGEIGGTAEEEAAEWVKANMTKPVVGFIGGQTAPPGKRMGHAGAIISGGKGTAAEKIKTLESCGIKVAETPSVMGETLISVLKEKDLLEKCTTHKVTN, translated from the coding sequence ATGAGTATCCTTATTAACAAAGACACAAAAGTAATTGTTCAAGGTATTACAGGAGCTACAGGCTTATTTCATACGAAACAAGCTGTTGAATATGGTACGAATATCGTAGGTGGTGTAACACCAGGAAAAGGCGGTACAGAGGTAGAAGGAATCCCTGTATTTGATACAGTTGAACAGGCTGTAAAAGCTACAGGTGCTAATGCTTCGGTCATTTATGTACCACCAGCATTTGCTGCAGACGCAATTATGGAAGCAACAGATGCAGAGCTTGACCTTGCTATTTGTATTACAGAAGGAATTCCTGTAATGGATATGGTAAATGTTAAGCGTTATATGGAAGGAAAGAAAACTCGCCTAATCGGGCCAAACTGCCCAGGTGTAATTACACCTGAAGAATGTAAGATTGGTATTATGCCAGGATACATTCATAAAAAAGGTCATGTAGGAGTAGTATCGCGTTCTGGTACTCTTACGTATGAAGCAGTACATCAATTATCTACTAATGGTATTGGTCAATCTTCTGCTGTTGGTATCGGAGGAGACCCAGTTAATGGAACGGATTTCATTGATGTATTAAACCTATTTAATGAAGATCCAGATACTTATGCAGTAATCATGATTGGAGAAATTGGTGGTACAGCAGAAGAAGAAGCTGCAGAATGGGTAAAAGCAAACATGACTAAACCTGTCGTAGGCTTCATCGGTGGTCAAACAGCACCTCCAGGAAAGCGTATGGGCCATGCTGGTGCGATTATTTCTGGTGGTAAGGGTACAGCCGCTGAAAAGATCAAAACTCTTGAGAGTTGTGGGATTAAAGTGGCAGAGACACCTTCTGTTATGGGAGAGACTCTTATCTCAGTATTAAAAGAAAAAGATTTGTTAGAGAAGTGTACAACTCACAAAGTAACGAACTAA
- the sucC gene encoding ADP-forming succinate--CoA ligase subunit beta: MNIHEYQGKELLRKYGVAVPNGKVAFSVDEAVEAAKELGSSVSVVKAQIHAGGRGKAGGVKVAKGLDEVRTYANEILGKTLVTHQTGPEGKEVKRLLIEEGCDIKNEYYIGLVLDRATSRVVLMASEEGGTEIEEVAEATPEKIFKEVIDPAVGLQGFQARRLAFNINIPKELVGQAVKFMMGLYKVFVEKDCSIAEINPLVTTGDGKVMALDAKLNFDSNALYRQKDILEYRDLEEEDQKEIEASKYDLSYISLDGNIGCMVNGAGLAMATMDIIKHYNGDPANFLDVGGGATAEKVTEAFKIILSDENVKGIFVNIFGGIMKCDIIAQGVVEATKQVGLEIPLVVRLEGTNVDLGKQILKDSGLNITAADSMADGAQKIVSLVK, translated from the coding sequence ATGAATATCCATGAGTATCAAGGAAAAGAGTTACTTCGTAAATATGGGGTTGCTGTTCCAAATGGTAAAGTTGCGTTCTCAGTAGATGAAGCAGTTGAAGCAGCAAAAGAATTAGGTTCAAGTGTAAGTGTGGTTAAAGCCCAGATCCACGCAGGTGGTCGAGGAAAAGCTGGTGGCGTTAAAGTCGCGAAAGGCTTAGATGAAGTTCGTACATATGCAAATGAGATTCTAGGGAAGACGCTTGTAACTCATCAAACAGGACCAGAAGGTAAAGAAGTTAAGCGCTTACTTATCGAAGAAGGTTGCGATATTAAAAATGAGTATTACATCGGTTTAGTATTAGATCGAGCAACTTCAAGAGTCGTTTTGATGGCTTCAGAAGAAGGTGGTACTGAGATTGAAGAAGTTGCAGAAGCGACTCCTGAGAAGATCTTTAAAGAAGTAATCGATCCGGCTGTTGGTCTTCAAGGCTTCCAAGCACGTCGTTTAGCTTTTAATATTAACATTCCTAAAGAACTAGTTGGCCAAGCTGTTAAATTCATGATGGGACTATACAAAGTTTTTGTAGAGAAAGACTGCTCAATTGCTGAGATTAACCCACTTGTTACAACAGGAGATGGCAAAGTAATGGCGCTAGATGCAAAGTTAAACTTTGACTCTAATGCATTGTATCGTCAAAAAGATATTTTAGAATATCGTGATCTTGAAGAAGAAGATCAAAAAGAAATCGAAGCATCAAAATATGATCTAAGTTATATTTCTTTAGATGGAAATATTGGTTGTATGGTTAATGGTGCAGGGCTTGCAATGGCAACGATGGATATCATTAAACATTACAATGGTGATCCTGCTAACTTCTTAGATGTAGGTGGCGGTGCGACTGCAGAGAAAGTTACTGAAGCGTTTAAGATCATTCTTTCTGATGAAAACGTTAAAGGAATTTTCGTTAATATCTTTGGTGGAATTATGAAGTGTGACATTATCGCACAAGGTGTTGTTGAGGCTACTAAGCAAGTGGGCCTTGAGATTCCGCTTGTCGTTCGTTTAGAAGGTACGAATGTTGACCTTGGTAAACAAATTCTTAAAGATTCAGGCTTAAACATTACAGCTGCTGATTCAATGGCTGATGGCGCACAAAAAATCGTTTCATTAGTGAAATAG